In one window of Nakamurella sp. PAMC28650 DNA:
- a CDS encoding prolyl oligopeptidase family serine peptidase: MDTTTPPGSWPSPITADQAVTSGRGLDAVAFAGVQVWWSESRPAEGGRVCVCTTNAAGDPIDLLPAPWNARTRVHEYGGTSWIPVPGRNGFDLVFTHLADQRLYRVEVGANGATEPQPLSPEPDLPSGLRYADLALDERRGRLLAVRETHRGDGTFGTVDRTIVAVPLDGSAAADADLVVDLLAGQPRSDFLASPRLSPAGDALVWISWNHPDMPWDSTTAHLADVARGGHLGKTRVIAGGPGISVIDPGFLPDGSVLVMSDESDWWQPILIDPRRGSRRTLVEVQQEFAAPLWSLGRRQWAPVTGGRLLLRPAGRPALLDTFSGQLTELDPRWTVVSDLAADRSGTMALIVHGDDLPGQLVVIAPSGRRTVLRSAVDEPLPDGFAPTPELRTFGGIHAVIYPPTNPGHRADRGTVPFVLTIHGGPTAQHSRTLSVTTAYFTSRGFGVAAVDHRGSTGYGRPYRDALQGHWAELDIADAITVARGLLADGTAGSALISGGSAGGLTVLGALTSEGNPFSAGVSSYGIGDLNALVATTHDFESRYLEGLLGTDPQVLLNRSPLHNAGRLNTPVLLLQGGKDPIVTPDQAESFAAVCAAKGVPHALIVFPDEGHGFRDATARRTALQAELAFYGQVLGFETPGVPPVVLAEPGA, encoded by the coding sequence ATGGACACGACCACCCCTCCCGGCTCCTGGCCCTCCCCCATCACCGCCGACCAGGCGGTCACCTCCGGGCGGGGTCTTGATGCGGTCGCCTTCGCCGGCGTGCAGGTGTGGTGGTCGGAGAGCCGACCGGCCGAAGGTGGCCGGGTCTGCGTCTGCACGACCAACGCCGCGGGCGACCCGATCGATCTGCTCCCGGCGCCGTGGAACGCCCGCACCAGGGTGCACGAGTACGGCGGCACCTCCTGGATCCCGGTCCCCGGTCGCAACGGCTTCGACCTCGTCTTCACGCACCTGGCCGACCAGCGGCTCTACCGGGTCGAGGTCGGCGCCAACGGTGCCACCGAACCGCAACCCCTGTCGCCGGAGCCGGACCTTCCGTCCGGCCTCCGGTACGCCGACCTCGCGCTGGACGAGCGTCGCGGCCGGCTCCTGGCCGTCCGCGAGACCCACCGTGGTGACGGCACTTTCGGAACGGTCGACCGCACGATCGTGGCCGTTCCGCTGGACGGGTCGGCAGCTGCCGACGCGGACCTGGTCGTCGATCTGCTCGCCGGGCAACCGAGAAGTGATTTCCTGGCCTCCCCGCGACTCTCGCCGGCGGGCGACGCGTTGGTCTGGATCAGCTGGAACCACCCCGACATGCCCTGGGACTCCACCACTGCACACCTGGCCGACGTCGCGCGCGGCGGACACCTCGGCAAGACCCGGGTGATCGCCGGTGGTCCGGGTATCTCCGTCATCGACCCCGGGTTCCTGCCGGACGGGTCGGTCCTGGTCATGAGTGATGAGAGTGATTGGTGGCAGCCGATTCTGATCGATCCTCGACGAGGGTCCCGCCGGACCCTCGTCGAGGTCCAGCAGGAATTCGCCGCGCCGCTCTGGTCTCTCGGGCGGCGCCAGTGGGCGCCGGTCACCGGTGGCCGGCTGCTGCTGCGGCCCGCGGGCCGTCCGGCGCTGCTGGACACCTTCAGCGGTCAACTGACCGAACTGGACCCCCGTTGGACAGTGGTCTCGGATCTGGCGGCCGACCGCTCCGGCACCATGGCGCTGATCGTGCACGGTGACGATCTGCCGGGACAGCTGGTGGTCATCGCACCGTCCGGCCGGCGCACGGTCCTCAGATCCGCCGTCGACGAACCGCTCCCGGACGGCTTCGCACCCACCCCGGAGCTGCGGACGTTCGGCGGCATCCATGCCGTCATCTATCCGCCGACGAATCCCGGCCACCGGGCGGACCGGGGCACAGTGCCGTTCGTCCTGACCATCCACGGTGGCCCGACGGCCCAGCACAGCCGGACCCTGTCGGTGACGACCGCCTACTTCACCAGTCGCGGTTTCGGCGTGGCCGCCGTCGATCACCGGGGATCGACCGGCTACGGCCGCCCCTATCGCGACGCACTCCAGGGGCACTGGGCCGAGCTGGACATCGCCGATGCCATCACGGTCGCCCGGGGGCTGCTCGCCGACGGGACCGCCGGAAGCGCGCTGATCAGCGGCGGCAGCGCCGGCGGACTCACCGTGCTCGGCGCGCTGACCAGCGAGGGCAATCCGTTCTCGGCGGGCGTCTCCTCGTACGGGATCGGGGATCTCAATGCCCTCGTCGCCACCACCCACGATTTCGAGTCTCGTTATCTGGAAGGACTTCTCGGGACCGATCCACAGGTCCTCCTGAACCGCTCGCCGTTGCACAACGCCGGTCGGCTGAACACCCCGGTCCTGCTGTTGCAGGGCGGCAAGGACCCGATCGTCACACCCGACCAGGCCGAGAGCTTCGCCGCGGTCTGCGCCGCCAAGGGGGTTCCGCATGCGCTGATCGTCTTCCCGGACGAGGGTCATGGGTTCCGCGACGCCACCGCCCGCCGGACCGCACTGCAGGCCGAACTCGCCTTCTACGGCCAGGTGCTGGGCTTCGAGACGCCGGGAGTCCCGCCGGTCGTGCTCGCGGAGCCAGGCGCGTAG
- a CDS encoding HNH endonuclease signature motif containing protein encodes MPADEALDMGADGFVASDQAKQLVRSAMNAVANLRDSAFWKIGADDLLSLGQELETLSRDGVCGQGAPRGEKPHIVIYLHWDHVKGEIAKETRESGFPMSTRQARRYLCDAQILPVVLGGGSEILDVGRSRRTSTRGMRRAIKVRDRGCVWSGCDRPANWCDVHPVDWFVRDLGETNVHTGVLLCGFHHDEIHQAQWTIRFAADGHPEPIPRRGSIKANAPEGIRCTIDATSSTRSTVTQAAWINFAPLGRVGQKSSLSSMPGKLIHARRGGIQAWRG; translated from the coding sequence GTGCCCGCCGATGAAGCTCTCGATATGGGGGCAGACGGATTCGTCGCTTCCGACCAGGCCAAACAATTGGTCCGGTCGGCGATGAACGCCGTCGCGAATTTGCGCGACAGCGCGTTCTGGAAGATCGGCGCCGACGATCTGCTGTCGTTGGGTCAGGAACTGGAAACACTGTCCCGGGACGGTGTATGCGGTCAAGGTGCACCTCGCGGGGAGAAACCGCACATCGTCATCTACCTGCACTGGGACCACGTCAAAGGTGAGATCGCGAAGGAAACGAGGGAATCAGGGTTCCCGATGAGTACCAGGCAGGCCCGAAGGTACCTGTGCGACGCGCAGATCCTCCCGGTCGTCCTGGGTGGGGGTAGTGAGATCCTGGACGTCGGACGATCCCGCCGGACGTCTACGCGGGGGATGCGGCGGGCGATCAAGGTCCGCGACCGGGGCTGCGTCTGGTCCGGCTGCGACCGGCCGGCGAATTGGTGCGATGTTCACCCTGTGGATTGGTTCGTCCGGGATCTGGGGGAGACGAACGTCCACACCGGGGTGCTGTTGTGCGGTTTTCATCACGACGAAATCCACCAAGCGCAATGGACCATCCGATTCGCCGCCGACGGCCACCCGGAACCGATCCCCCGCCGTGGATCGATAAAAGCCAACGCTCCCGAAGGAATCAGATGCACCATTGACGCGACCTCGTCGACCCGTAGCACCGTGACGCAGGCTGCATGGATCAACTTCGCCCCTTTGGGACGGGTGGGACAGAAGTCATCACTTTCGTCCATGCCTGGGAAGTTGATCCACGCCAGACGGGGGGGGATCCAGGCCTGGCGGGGCTGA
- a CDS encoding IS1380 family transposase translates to MPNPTGFYPPLTVDTTAKRVVSHAGAVLLVTTAGKVGLDRALSAALEPWRKQWAVLDPGKILLDLAVSVAIGGDCLADISALRSEPAVFGRVASDPTVSRLVDSLAATPQAALAAINQARAAVRQRVWKMAGKDAPDFGIDRDRPLIIDLDATLITSHSEKELAAPTYKRGFGFHPLGSWVDHGPDGTGEPLSMMLRPGRAGSNTAADHIAVTKDALRQLPFNRRGGRIGRRVLVRADSGGGTHEYLKWLAGQGLSYSVGFGLTQDIVDKINLIPDQGWTPAYDGDGKVRDGAWVTELTGMLDLATWPPGMRVIVRAERPHPGAQLRFTDSGGNRLTAFVTNTTGGQLADLELRHRHRARCEDRIRNAKDTGLRNLPLTAFAQNQIWVAVVQLATELTAWLQMLALTGTGARRWEPKRLRLQLFSVAATIARRSRRVWLHLSGHATHRHLFTTALDRLTQLPAPT, encoded by the coding sequence ATGCCGAACCCTACCGGTTTCTACCCGCCGTTGACAGTGGACACGACCGCGAAGCGGGTGGTGTCCCACGCCGGTGCTGTGCTGCTGGTCACCACCGCCGGGAAGGTCGGGTTGGACCGGGCTTTGTCTGCGGCGTTGGAGCCGTGGCGCAAGCAGTGGGCGGTGCTGGATCCGGGGAAGATCCTGCTGGACCTGGCGGTCAGCGTCGCCATCGGCGGGGACTGCCTGGCCGACATCTCGGCGTTGCGGTCTGAGCCGGCGGTGTTCGGCCGGGTCGCCTCCGACCCAACAGTGTCCCGCCTGGTCGACTCGTTGGCCGCGACCCCGCAGGCCGCGTTGGCGGCGATCAACCAGGCCAGAGCAGCAGTCCGACAGCGGGTGTGGAAGATGGCCGGGAAGGACGCCCCCGACTTCGGAATCGACCGGGACCGGCCGTTGATCATCGACCTGGACGCTACGTTGATCACCTCCCATTCGGAGAAGGAACTGGCGGCGCCGACCTACAAGCGCGGTTTCGGGTTCCATCCGTTGGGATCGTGGGTGGATCACGGCCCCGACGGCACCGGTGAGCCACTGTCGATGATGCTGCGCCCCGGAAGGGCCGGATCCAACACCGCCGCCGACCACATCGCGGTCACCAAGGATGCGTTGCGGCAGTTGCCCTTCAACCGCCGCGGTGGCCGGATTGGGCGCAGGGTGCTGGTCCGCGCCGACAGCGGCGGCGGCACCCACGAATACCTGAAGTGGCTGGCCGGGCAGGGCCTGTCGTATTCGGTGGGGTTCGGGCTGACGCAGGACATCGTCGACAAGATCAACCTGATCCCCGACCAAGGGTGGACCCCGGCCTACGACGGCGATGGGAAGGTCCGCGACGGGGCGTGGGTCACCGAACTCACCGGGATGTTGGACCTGGCGACGTGGCCACCGGGGATGCGGGTGATCGTGCGGGCCGAACGTCCGCACCCCGGGGCGCAGCTGCGGTTCACCGACTCAGGCGGGAACCGGCTGACCGCGTTTGTCACCAACACCACCGGCGGGCAACTCGCGGACCTGGAGTTGCGGCACCGCCACCGGGCCCGCTGCGAGGACCGGATCCGCAATGCGAAAGACACCGGCCTGCGGAACCTGCCCTTGACTGCGTTTGCGCAAAATCAGATCTGGGTCGCTGTCGTCCAGTTGGCTACGGAGCTGACCGCGTGGCTGCAGATGCTCGCGCTGACCGGCACCGGCGCCCGCCGTTGGGAACCGAAACGGCTGCGGCTGCAGCTGTTCTCCGTGGCGGCGACCATCGCCCGGCGGAGCCGCCGGGTCTGGTTGCACCTGTCCGGTCACGCAACCCACCGGCACCTGTTCACCACCGCCCTGGACCGGCTGACCCAGCTGCCGGCGCCGACCTGA
- a CDS encoding VOC family protein: protein MSVNAVTHLNFRGQAREALEFYRSVFGGQAMIVTYGDFGLPKELPDSDKVVFGQINADNGFRVMAYDIPSQSTSIPAALAPAAVAPAAVASAAPTRREKGMTLTSEPFFVSVRGDALKEVGALWDKLSVGATIIEAYGPAQWSPASGMLTDRFGVTWILDVAAAY from the coding sequence ATGTCAGTCAACGCAGTCACCCACCTGAATTTCCGCGGTCAGGCCCGCGAGGCTCTGGAGTTCTATCGATCGGTGTTCGGCGGCCAGGCGATGATCGTGACCTACGGCGACTTCGGACTGCCCAAGGAACTCCCCGACTCCGACAAGGTGGTATTCGGACAGATCAACGCAGACAACGGCTTTCGGGTGATGGCCTACGACATTCCCAGCCAGAGCACGAGTATCCCCGCTGCTTTGGCGCCGGCCGCCGTGGCGCCCGCCGCCGTGGCCTCGGCCGCGCCGACTCGACGGGAGAAGGGGATGACACTCACCAGCGAACCGTTCTTCGTCTCCGTCCGCGGGGACGCCCTCAAGGAGGTCGGCGCCCTGTGGGACAAGCTGTCCGTCGGCGCCACCATCATCGAGGCCTACGGCCCCGCCCAGTGGTCGCCGGCCTCGGGCATGCTCACCGACCGATTCGGCGTCACCTGGATCCTGGACGTCGCCGCCGCGTACTGA
- a CDS encoding MOSC domain-containing protein — translation MTNDRLPAGSVLSVNLGTAKEFEFTSAPRTGIDKRPVDHPVMVSAPGRKGVAGSGLDGDDVCDRRHHGGDDQAVYAHAREDLDAWQAEIGRPLAGGSFGENLTTTGIDISGAVIGEQWAIGETLVLQVSDPRIPCRTFAGFLAERGWVKRFTQRAEPGTYLRVLTPGPVSAGDDIRIRHRPDHGVTVATAFRAFTTEPDLLALLVGVDDLSPEAKSSVARRAPIELDADAEPA, via the coding sequence ATGACGAACGATCGGTTGCCCGCGGGCTCGGTGCTGTCGGTGAACCTTGGTACCGCGAAGGAGTTCGAGTTCACCTCGGCCCCGCGCACCGGCATCGACAAGCGGCCGGTCGACCATCCGGTGATGGTGAGCGCCCCCGGCCGCAAGGGCGTGGCCGGCAGCGGACTGGACGGGGACGACGTGTGCGATCGCCGCCACCACGGCGGTGACGACCAGGCGGTCTACGCCCACGCGCGGGAGGATCTGGATGCCTGGCAGGCGGAGATCGGCCGACCTCTGGCCGGTGGTTCGTTCGGCGAGAACCTGACGACCACCGGCATCGACATCAGTGGCGCCGTGATCGGCGAGCAGTGGGCCATCGGCGAGACCCTGGTGCTCCAGGTCAGCGACCCCCGGATCCCCTGCCGCACCTTCGCCGGGTTCCTGGCCGAGCGGGGTTGGGTGAAGAGATTCACCCAACGCGCCGAACCGGGTACCTACCTGCGGGTGCTGACACCCGGCCCGGTGTCCGCTGGTGACGACATCCGGATCCGGCACCGACCCGACCACGGGGTCACCGTCGCCACCGCGTTCCGCGCGTTCACCACCGAACCTGATCTGCTGGCCCTGCTGGTCGGGGTGGACGATTTGTCACCCGAGGCGAAATCCTCGGTCGCCAGACGCGCCCCGATCGAGCTGGACGCCGACGCCGAACCGGCCTGA
- a CDS encoding YafY family protein, producing the protein MPTTSAPTTSSRLLVLLSLLQARRDWPGGQLAERLEVSERTVRRDIDRLRTIGYPIRAVKGPGGGYQLAAGTQLPPLLFDDEQAVALAVALRTAVITGAGIEEAAARALTTLRQVMPARLRARIDALELTSVNPAGQRADLQADTDVLLAIGESIRAREELRFHHRPAGATGGTDDGGPRPHQVEPHHLVVRAGRWYLIAWEARHRDWRIYRADRISPRTPNGPRFTARGLPGGDVGTFLAARLKGANGIDAWPCTGEVVLGLPVAEVIPFAGDGIVQSLGPDRCRLRLGSWSWPGLAAYLARFDADIEVLDPPELRTAFADLARRAGRAAGIPPEHR; encoded by the coding sequence ATGCCGACCACTTCAGCGCCGACCACCTCCAGCCGACTTCTGGTGCTGCTCTCCCTGCTGCAGGCGCGCCGTGACTGGCCCGGCGGGCAGCTCGCCGAACGGTTGGAGGTCAGCGAACGCACGGTGCGCCGCGACATCGACCGGCTCCGTACGATCGGCTACCCGATCCGGGCGGTGAAGGGTCCCGGCGGTGGATACCAGCTCGCTGCCGGTACCCAACTGCCGCCGTTGCTCTTCGACGACGAGCAGGCCGTGGCCCTGGCCGTCGCGCTGCGGACCGCGGTGATCACCGGCGCCGGGATCGAGGAGGCCGCGGCGCGTGCGCTGACCACCCTGCGTCAGGTGATGCCCGCCCGACTCCGTGCGCGCATCGATGCGTTGGAGCTCACGTCGGTGAACCCCGCCGGTCAGCGTGCTGACCTCCAGGCCGACACCGACGTCCTGCTGGCGATCGGCGAATCGATCCGAGCCCGGGAAGAGTTGCGGTTCCACCATCGCCCAGCCGGCGCGACGGGTGGGACCGACGACGGGGGTCCGCGTCCGCATCAGGTCGAGCCCCACCACCTGGTGGTCCGCGCCGGGAGGTGGTACCTGATCGCCTGGGAGGCCCGGCACCGGGACTGGCGGATCTACCGGGCGGACCGCATCAGCCCCCGCACTCCGAACGGCCCCCGATTCACCGCCCGCGGGCTACCCGGGGGCGACGTCGGGACATTCCTGGCGGCGAGACTGAAGGGCGCCAACGGTATCGACGCGTGGCCGTGTACCGGCGAGGTGGTCCTGGGCCTGCCGGTCGCCGAGGTGATCCCGTTCGCCGGCGACGGGATCGTCCAGTCACTCGGACCTGACCGCTGCCGCCTACGGCTCGGGTCGTGGTCATGGCCCGGTCTGGCCGCCTATCTCGCCCGTTTCGACGCCGACATCGAGGTGCTCGACCCGCCCGAACTCCGCACCGCGTTCGCGGACCTGGCCCGGCGCGCCGGCCGTGCGGCCGGGATCCCGCCGGAGCACCGCTGA
- the hrpB gene encoding ATP-dependent helicase HrpB, producing MLPPIGTPGVDLPVRAGLPSLIETLERTGTAILSAPPGSGKTSLLPLALADAVAGRVIVAEPRRIATRAAARRMAQLLGEQAGERVGYAMRGDRRVSVTTRIEVVTTGLLLRRLQRDPELAGVDAVIIDEVHERALDTDLVLAFSVDIRANLRPDLWVVATSATADTTGLAALLGSAGVPAPIVVAAGTLHPVATIFAPPPRPLPLLPDARVDPRLLDHVAAVVRRAMDDGPGDVLVFLPGEAEIAAVALGLGALGNVLRLYGRQSAGEQDRVLQPSTARRVVLTTAVAESSLTVPGVSVVVDAGLSREPRMDFGRGLGTLTTTKVSRSSATQRAGRAGREGPGRAYRCWSATDDAHLADRPLPEIETADLTGFALAVADWGHPGGNGLALLDHPPPAAMATAAVVLEGLDAVDSNGRITSRGRLLAQVAAPPRLARALLDGSRIVGRARAAEVVALISGDVVPRTDDLVAQWRELRTNRDAGAGARWREETRRLSASMPGIGASNGSDSDSAPGALMSAASAVDIGDDLAAAIVVGLAFPDRLARRRSGSGGYLMAGGSGARLGTSTALHDSEWLAVAAADRPAGMADARIRLAAPLDAATAVELAGPMVRKVREIIWQDGNLVLREQERLGAITLVERPLKDARADEIAAAVQAGIRRDGLEVLRWTPSAALLRHRMALLHRTLGAPWPSVSDGALLDSIDRWLGPDLARVRKNSDLGRIDTGQALRRLLPWPAASELERLAPERIDVPSGSRIRLDYSTVDLDGDGVPVLSVRVQEAFGWLRTPVIVDGRVTVRLHLLSPGGRPVAVTSDLASFWRQGYPQVRAELRSRYPRHSWPEDPLTATPSKRPARFVQD from the coding sequence ATGCTGCCACCGATCGGGACACCCGGTGTCGATCTCCCGGTCCGCGCGGGGCTGCCGTCCCTGATCGAGACCCTGGAACGGACCGGGACGGCGATCCTGTCCGCCCCGCCCGGATCGGGGAAGACCTCGCTGCTGCCGCTGGCGCTGGCCGACGCGGTGGCGGGCCGGGTGATCGTCGCCGAACCGCGGCGCATCGCCACCAGGGCGGCAGCGCGGCGAATGGCCCAACTGCTCGGCGAGCAGGCGGGCGAGCGGGTCGGCTACGCGATGCGGGGTGACCGCCGGGTCTCGGTGACGACCCGGATCGAGGTGGTCACCACCGGACTGCTCCTGCGTCGGTTGCAGCGGGATCCCGAGCTGGCCGGTGTCGACGCGGTGATCATCGACGAGGTCCACGAACGGGCGCTCGACACCGATCTGGTGCTGGCCTTCAGCGTGGACATCCGCGCCAACCTCCGGCCGGACCTGTGGGTGGTGGCCACCTCGGCCACCGCCGACACCACCGGTCTGGCCGCGCTTCTCGGCTCGGCCGGCGTGCCGGCTCCGATCGTCGTCGCGGCGGGCACCCTGCACCCCGTCGCGACCATCTTCGCCCCACCACCGCGCCCGCTGCCGCTGCTGCCCGACGCCAGGGTCGATCCGCGGCTGCTGGATCACGTGGCCGCCGTGGTGCGCCGAGCGATGGACGACGGTCCGGGTGACGTGCTGGTGTTCCTGCCCGGGGAGGCCGAGATCGCAGCGGTGGCCTTAGGTCTGGGCGCGCTGGGCAACGTCCTGCGTCTCTACGGTCGGCAGAGCGCCGGGGAGCAGGACCGAGTGCTGCAGCCGTCGACGGCTCGCCGCGTGGTGCTGACCACCGCGGTGGCCGAGAGTTCGCTGACCGTGCCGGGTGTCTCCGTGGTGGTCGACGCCGGCCTGTCCCGGGAGCCGCGGATGGACTTCGGACGTGGCCTCGGGACGCTCACCACCACGAAGGTCTCGCGATCGTCCGCGACCCAACGGGCCGGACGCGCCGGGCGGGAAGGGCCCGGACGCGCCTACCGCTGCTGGTCCGCGACGGACGACGCCCACCTGGCCGACCGGCCGCTTCCGGAGATCGAAACGGCCGACCTCACCGGCTTCGCGCTCGCCGTCGCAGACTGGGGACATCCCGGCGGCAACGGTCTGGCCCTGCTGGACCACCCGCCGCCCGCGGCGATGGCCACCGCAGCGGTGGTCCTGGAAGGGCTCGACGCGGTGGACAGCAACGGGCGGATCACCTCGCGTGGCCGACTGCTGGCCCAGGTGGCCGCTCCCCCGCGTCTCGCGAGGGCCCTGCTGGACGGCAGCCGGATCGTCGGTCGGGCCAGGGCTGCGGAGGTCGTCGCCCTGATCTCCGGTGACGTCGTGCCGCGCACCGACGATCTGGTGGCGCAGTGGCGGGAGCTGCGGACCAACCGGGATGCCGGGGCCGGTGCGCGCTGGAGGGAGGAGACCAGGAGGTTGTCGGCCTCGATGCCCGGCATCGGGGCATCCAACGGTTCGGATTCGGATTCGGCGCCTGGGGCGTTGATGTCAGCTGCATCCGCCGTGGACATCGGCGACGACCTGGCGGCGGCGATCGTGGTGGGGCTGGCCTTCCCGGACAGACTTGCCCGTCGACGATCCGGATCCGGGGGCTATCTGATGGCCGGCGGTTCCGGCGCCCGACTGGGAACCTCCACCGCCCTGCACGACAGCGAATGGCTGGCGGTCGCCGCTGCCGACCGACCGGCCGGGATGGCCGACGCCCGCATCCGCCTTGCGGCACCCCTCGACGCGGCGACCGCAGTGGAACTGGCCGGCCCCATGGTCCGGAAGGTGCGCGAGATCATCTGGCAGGACGGGAATCTCGTCCTCAGGGAACAGGAGCGCCTCGGCGCCATCACGCTCGTGGAGCGTCCGCTGAAAGATGCCAGGGCCGACGAGATCGCGGCTGCCGTGCAGGCGGGGATCCGTCGGGACGGGCTCGAGGTGCTGCGGTGGACGCCGTCGGCTGCACTCCTTCGTCATCGGATGGCCCTGTTGCACCGCACCCTCGGTGCGCCGTGGCCGTCCGTCTCGGACGGGGCGCTGCTGGATTCGATCGACCGTTGGCTGGGCCCGGACCTGGCCCGGGTCCGGAAGAACAGCGATCTCGGTCGGATCGACACCGGCCAGGCGCTGCGCCGTCTGCTGCCCTGGCCGGCCGCGTCCGAACTGGAGCGGCTTGCCCCGGAGCGGATCGACGTGCCCTCGGGGTCCAGGATCCGGCTCGACTACTCGACCGTCGATCTCGACGGTGACGGTGTACCGGTGCTGTCGGTGCGGGTGCAGGAGGCCTTCGGCTGGCTCCGTACCCCGGTCATCGTCGATGGCCGGGTCACCGTCCGCCTGCATCTGCTGTCGCCCGGCGGCAGACCGGTGGCGGTCACCTCCGACCTGGCTTCCTTCTGGCGGCAGGGCTATCCGCAGGTCAGAGCCGAACTGAGAAGTCGCTATCCACGGCACTCCTGGCCCGAGGACCCACTGACGGCGACGCCCAGCAAGCGCCCGGCCAGGTTCGTGCAAGACTGA
- a CDS encoding DUF2631 domain-containing protein, with the protein MAGTSIEKHGSGADDGHGGPGGHGEVEVARHGDIVSYNPDAPSEEWGWHGHFSDFAPRGRFALLGLGIVALLLMTIGNTGHVEDFYLVGIAVVMAAWMFRTYRARKRERRLRP; encoded by the coding sequence GTGGCGGGTACATCGATCGAGAAGCACGGCTCTGGTGCGGACGACGGCCACGGTGGACCCGGCGGACACGGTGAGGTCGAGGTCGCGCGTCACGGCGACATCGTCTCCTACAACCCGGACGCCCCGAGCGAGGAGTGGGGCTGGCACGGACATTTCAGCGACTTCGCGCCCCGTGGCCGGTTCGCCCTGCTCGGCCTGGGCATCGTCGCCCTGCTGTTGATGACTATCGGCAACACCGGCCACGTCGAGGACTTCTACCTGGTGGGCATCGCCGTCGTCATGGCCGCGTGGATGTTCCGCACCTACCGCGCGAGGAAGCGCGAGCGACGCCTGCGTCCCTGA
- the rlmN gene encoding 23S rRNA (adenine(2503)-C(2))-methyltransferase RlmN has product MTKPLPLVFTAPRRGRPPVHLADLDGEARKKAVVAAGQPAFRADQLARHYFGGLTRDPSEMSDLPANGRDEFVDALLPELLTEVRSIACDDGDTRKTLWRAHDGTLIESVLMRYPDRITLCVSSQAGCGMACPFCATGQGGLQRNLSTAEIVEQVRLAARSARDGAMGGPGRLSNVVFMGMGEPLANYNRVLAAVKMITAPAPYGLGISARSVTVSTVGLVPAIEKLTAENMQVRLAVSLHTPDDELRDTLVPVNDRWKIDEVLRAARAHADKTGRRVSIEYALIRDINDQPWRADMLGELLRQHLGQLVHVNLIPLNPTPGSEWDASPKPVQDEFVRRVRAQGVACTVRDTRGQEIAAACGQLAAEELVG; this is encoded by the coding sequence ATGACGAAACCTCTGCCTCTCGTTTTCACCGCCCCACGCCGGGGCAGGCCGCCGGTGCATCTGGCCGACCTGGACGGCGAGGCCCGGAAGAAGGCCGTGGTTGCGGCCGGACAACCGGCCTTCCGTGCCGACCAGCTGGCCCGCCACTACTTCGGCGGACTCACTCGCGACCCATCGGAAATGTCCGACCTGCCGGCCAACGGCCGGGACGAATTCGTGGACGCCCTGCTGCCGGAGCTGCTGACGGAGGTCAGGTCCATTGCCTGCGACGACGGCGACACCCGCAAGACGCTGTGGCGCGCCCACGACGGCACCCTGATCGAGTCGGTCCTGATGCGCTATCCAGACCGCATCACGCTGTGCGTGTCCTCGCAGGCCGGCTGCGGGATGGCCTGCCCGTTCTGCGCGACCGGCCAGGGCGGTCTGCAGCGCAATCTGTCGACCGCAGAGATCGTCGAGCAGGTCCGGCTGGCGGCCCGTTCGGCGCGTGACGGCGCCATGGGCGGGCCGGGTCGGCTCTCCAACGTGGTCTTCATGGGCATGGGCGAACCCCTGGCGAATTACAACCGGGTGCTGGCGGCCGTCAAGATGATCACTGCGCCGGCCCCGTACGGCCTCGGCATCTCGGCCCGTTCGGTCACGGTGTCGACGGTCGGGCTGGTCCCCGCGATCGAGAAGTTGACCGCCGAGAACATGCAGGTGCGGCTGGCCGTCTCCCTGCACACCCCGGACGACGAGCTGCGCGACACCCTGGTCCCGGTCAACGATCGCTGGAAGATAGACGAGGTGCTGCGGGCGGCCCGCGCCCACGCCGACAAGACCGGCCGACGGGTGTCGATCGAATACGCACTGATCAGGGACATCAACGACCAGCCGTGGCGGGCGGACATGCTCGGCGAGCTGCTGCGGCAGCACCTGGGCCAACTGGTCCACGTCAACCTGATCCCTCTCAACCCGACCCCGGGCAGTGAATGGGATGCCTCGCCCAAGCCGGTGCAGGACGAGTTCGTCCGGCGAGTCCGGGCGCAGGGCGTGGCGTGCACCGTGCGCGACACCCGCGGCCAGGAGATCGCCGCAGCCTGCGGTCAGTTGGCCGCCGAGGAACTGGTCGGCTGA